TAGCTTATTTACATTTATGAAGAATGTCCGATGCTTAAAAAAGTCCACCATGTACTTGTCATCCATGGGGAAGGTGATGGTACCCTTGCACATATGAAGGTTGACTTATCTCTTATATAACTTTTGATGGAGTGGTGTTGTATTTGATTCAACTTAATTTTCTCATTCTTCCTAGATAAAGAAGCCTCCTAACTGGATTCTCCACAAGCCTCCATTGCCCATCTCATATGGAACACACCACTCAAAAGCAATGCTTCTTGTCTATCCTCGAGGAATACGCGTTATTGTACATACTGCAAACTTGATATATGTTGACTGGAACAACAAAACTCAGGGTTTGTGGATGCAAGATTTTCCATGGAAAGATCAAAACAGTACTAGTAAGGGATGTGGATTTGAAAATGACCTGGTTGAATATCTGGGTACATTAAAGGTATTGCTGCATAGGGTGTTCAGTAGCTCCTGTTATATGTGAAGTACTAGATAATAATTGTGAAAAAGCTGGTTATGGTCTTCCACCTATTTCCTGAGGTGATTATAATGATTCAAAGACCTTTAAAGTTTCCGTCGGGACTTACAGCAGTTGTTCATTGAGAATTTGTCTCAAATTACTACTTTGTTTATGGATGAAAACTAATTTTTTAATCTATCTTCCCGTACAAGATGTACTGTAAAGTGTAAAGTAGTATATGCTTTATTGCTTACCATGTTCTAAGTTCCTAGCTTAAGCGTTGCTGTTGTCAGGTTGATCTTGCTTTTCAAAATGTATTTCAAACTTAAATAACCAACAGTAGTGGAGTTTGTTGCTTGAGGGGTTGGAGAACATATATTATGAGGGACAACAATGTGTCTGCTTAAGATAGCACAAAGTCAACTCTTCTCATTTACTTGTAAAGCCAATTTGAAAGTGATACATTACTGACTTGACTTTTATTTCTAAGAATTTTGTTACCTGCAGTAGCCATCCTATAATGGAGAATTGAATTTGTTTCAACTGCCTTTGACTAAGTTCAAAGTGTTCGGACTAACATGTTATTCTGCTTTTGGATTCAAGGGACATGCCTAATAATTTTGTTTCCATGAACTTGTGCCCCTATTAACCATGTGATTCCATTCTATTGTTTGTGTTTTTGCAGTGGCCTGAATTCAATGCTAATTTACCGACTATTGGCAGCTTCAGTATAAATCCCTCTTTCTTCAGAAAATTTGACTATAGCTCTGCAGCGGTAAttatgttttttaaaaaattcaggTCATATGGTGTCTGAGGATTGCTCTGAGGGTTGTGTTTTGAGTCCTTTAAAAGTTATCTTCATTTGATTGATGATTTGATCTATTTGTAACTTTTCTATAGCCTCGAATCCTTAGATATCATTTGATTTCTAGATGCAATCATGATGCTCGATATTCACTATTTTTGTATGCATTTGATTTGCTCCagttaaattacaaaaaaggaACACTACACTGTGCTTTGCATTCATGTATCATTGCTGTTGATTGCATATCTATTATCTCCAGAGTGACGCATGTGTTCGTTTTAAGCGATTCACTTTTCGTCTAGTATATTTCAGAGATGATTTATAGGATTACTAGTTTCCTTGGTTTTGGGCCACAATTTCTGAGATTTACTAGTTTCCTCAAAAGGGCCTGAAAACATCCATTAaacctaataataataataataataataataataataataataataataataataataataataatattgttattattattattattaaattattgtttaagctagattatatatattttccggATTGTCTGACGTTAGCTCTTTTATGTAAACTTTgacatttttaattttgaagCTGTACACTGTGTTGACAATGGGATGCTAAGAATAATTTTATCTGCCAGGTTAGGCTCATTGCATCTGTCCCTGGGTATCACTCTGGCTCCCATTTGAGTAAATGGGGACATATGAAACTAAGAACTGTTCTCCAGGAGTGCACATTTGAGAATCAGTTTGAGAAATCTAATCTTATCTACCAGGTAACAATCATTCATCTTGCATGTCCAGGAAGCCCATATTTATTTCAAAGTGTGTTATGCATTTGATTGTTATGTAGGTAACAAGATCTTCTCCTACATGACATCTGAAATGTCAAACGTACAATTATGCTATGTGTTAGTAACTGAGATTCCAGGAATAATCTTTTTAGAGATTGTGCAGCATCAGTCAATGCAGAGATTGAATCTTGGATGATAGCAGTAGCACATATGAATTGGAACTAAAAGCATATGGGTTCTGTTAAGAAATCTTAAATTGTGTCTGGAGTCGACATTGGTTATTTTTTTATCTAAGCTGCCAGCAGTTACCTGGCTCCATTATGCTTACTGAATTGTGTTCTCTCATTGTTTGGACCTACACAAGTTATAAATAAGTTGAATTTATTGTAGCTGCGTTTGGTCCTTCCTGTTCATTAAGAATAAATGCATTGACTCGTACATTAGTATTGAATAATGGAGAAAGTGTCCATGCATCTGCTCCACTTCTAATATTTTATGCTGTTGTGCTATTGCCTGCTGTTGTAGTTTTCTTCACTAGGTTCGTTGGATGAGAAATGGATGGCAGAGCTAGCATTTTCAATGTCGGCAGGAATGACACAAGACAAAAAGCCATTGGGTCTGGGGAAGCCCTTAATAATATGGCCATCAGTTGAAGATGTCAGATGTTCGTTGGAGGTAATGCGAGCATGTGTTACCTGCAATACACTTTCCAGGTTTAAAAGTTGATGGAAAAATGAATTGATTAAAACCTTTACGCATTGTAATTTTAAAATGATGGTTAATTATAGGGAGTTCACGAATGCAACTAAGTTCCTTGAAAAAGTAATGAAGTATACATGATAAAATCTAACAAAACAAAACTCCCTTCCTTACTCTATCTCAAGACCAATCTGTGATAGTGTAACTGTTCTTGGTATAACATGATATATCAGAGTTAATGACATTCTTCATTCTTTTACCTGGTTGTTCAGGTCTGCTGTTTTGAATTTCTAGGATCCTCGGCATGTACCTGTTAGATATTAGAGCACTGCCACCTGTTCTCTTAGACCTAGTTGATAAATAGATTTTCTATAGTAAATGATGATGGAAACTTATATGCTTAAGGAGCTGTCCCTCATCTAAATTAGATTCTGCTTTTTGTAGAACACATTGTTCTATACAATTCCCTTGTTTACTtcgatggattgaaactttgggatatcccaaggcccttgattatttctatcattgaaactttgggatatcccattgaaagggtgggattggagaaatcctactcttgaggataaaaatactcaatcatgcatcttatcaagcatgcaaagtaaacgcctccTTAGAGGTATAAAGATCTACATAAAACTTCATTGCTTTTTCACTTTTGTTATTAGTGACATTGTCTATGTATATCTTGATTCTCAAGGGTTATGCAGCTGGAAATGCCATTCCAAGCCCTTTAAAGAACGTAGAAAAACAGTTCCTAAAGAAGTATTGGGCAAAGTGGAAGTCAAGCCACGCAGGTCGCTGGTATGAATCAGTATGCAACTGTAAATCGATATCCCTGTGCAGCGCTAGTCGATGGATGTAGTTATTCAATTTCTGTTTGTGCATTGATTGGGTACATATACTCACATTTTGAACTGTTGCAGTCGGGCAATGCCTCATATAAAGACATTCATGCGTTATAGCGGGCAAAACCTTGCGTAAGATTCCATGCCAGACTCAATTTTGAATAAGTGCACACTTTTCTCCTATCATTGCATGTCTGGCTTTTGGCTATTGAGGACGTAGCTGTTATGTTTTCTGGAACAGGTGGCTACTGCTTACTTCATCAAACCTCAGCAAAGCTGCTTGGGGAACTCTTCAAAAGAACAACTCTCAACTGATGATCCGTTCATATGAGGTAATCATATTTCTTATGGATGACTACAATTTTTTGAAGTTAAAATGGTAAAAATGCTGAGGTTCCCAAATATGCTGAATATTATTTAAAACTGCTAAATGTTGCATCCATATGTcagttttaaataattaattcctGTTTCACTTGCATGAAATGACCCTTGTTATTCTGTGTGCCATTGTAGCTAGGAGTGCTGTTTTTACCTTTTTCCAGGAAATACGAATGCAACTTTTCTTGTATAGATGATGGACCTCTTTCAAAGGTATAATTTCTTAGGGTTATTATATATTTGTCTGGTAACACTTGAAGCTGTGCTCTGAAGCTAGGTAGGGGAAGGAGCTTATTTTTCTGGCTTTCAGGATGTGTTGGCGTCTTCAGGAAGTTCGGAAGTGAAGCCAACAAAACTGGTCTCCCTAGTTTGGAAAGGAGACGAAAACAAAGAATGTGGTGAAGTCATTCGATTGCCCGTGCCTTACGAACTTCCTCCAAGGCCATACTCATCTGGAGGTTTGTCAAAGCTATTTCATACTGACTGAGAGagctatatatatgtatctatCTAACCACCTTTCAATTACAGATGTACCCTGGTCCTGGGACCGTCGGTATACTGAGCATGATGTGTACGGTCAAGTTTGGCCCAGGCAAGTAAAGCTGTATAGCTCTCAAGATCTCTGATCTGCTCTTGTTTTGTGTTCAATGGAGATTTTAGCTACGGTTAGTCTGTtcaaatcatttattaatttattaaagaTGATCAATCTTCACCATCTTGCTTTGCGTCTGTGGTCTCAGTTTtgaaaataaagagaaaagtaTGAAACAGCTTAGAAGGTAATCACTATATAATTGTGGTATGAGTAATGGTGTATTCATGCTAGAGTGGTGATGCAAACCAGTCGTTGGGTTGACAGAACACATGCAAGTCTAACAATGGTAATAAATACCAGCTTTAGAAAAACAAAGATAAATTATACccactaaaattaaaatatactccctctatcccttaaaattattacatttatattattttttgagtGTGTTCGTCAAATATAtccattttctatattttgatACTACCTCACATATAATTTGGACAATTGTATCCTTACAAGTTACACTTATTTACCCATGATCAACTTAATAATACGCTCACCTGCTCAATCTAGCATCATGTGTGTGAGCGTTTTGAGCAATAGTTCAAACTATTGCTCGAACGCTCGATCGTGTAGAGCAATAATTCAACTCACATGCTCGATTGAGCGTCGAACATCGAGCGTATGAGCGTGTCGAACAATAGTTCAATGCTCTACATTTGAACTATTGTGTGTGAGCATGTTGAGCATCGAGCGTTCAAGCAcatcgagcaatagttcaacgCTCAATTTGACGGTGGTGGTGGATTTGTATCACTCATCAGCCTGTAGTAGTGGGgtcctttttttatttaattttataagataatcaattttgaattgaaataagggtaaaatagtTATAACAGGTAGagtttatatattttgtaaagGGTTAAcaaactatattttttatttttgaaaatgagtATATATCATTTtacctttaaaaaatatatattaaatttttgcTAGCATAGTAGCATTGTAACTCCTCGAATTAACATTGTTAATTAGGATTTTACTTGTTATAATCCAAGAGCACCATTTGCCCCTATTTCAACGTATGTAACGGTCCAGAAAAAATTTTTTAGATACAAAATAGATACTCCacatcaaataaatataaactatTGATAAAAAAAGTTAGGGGTTAttaccagaaaatacatatactttgtcaattttctggtttatatcatgaccttataatttggccagaaaatacatcaattttcaatttaatagcaattataacatgactttatagtttggccaaaaaatacaccaagtttcaatttattctcaattataacatgaccttgtaattaatttagtataataatatcaagtttaatacattaaatatttttaattttcttttcatctcacaatatactatatataaatacatatatatttgataaatatacatctatatgtaaataatatataatattatttactttttaacatagtttctattatatatgtacgtaatttttttaattggtcctaatattttataatttcacaatttaaataaataaatacttattatatatataatatattaatagaatattaaaatcaaatatatatatatatatatataaacaagatattatattatgaaataattattatgaaataattaatcatctaacttaatttttataaaaattaatcaatcaattaaaaatattttatacataaaaatttaatataaatacaataaatattaatacatctatgatgaaaaataatctaaataaggttatgttataattgagaataaattaaaatttggtgtattttctggcaagacgataaagtcatgttataattgcaattaaattgaaaattgatgtattttctggccaaattataaagtcatgatataaaccagaaaattgacaaagtatatgtattttctggcaataaccccaaaAAGTTAATATAAACTAGATAAACaactaaataaatgaaaatgcaATCCACATAATATTTATGGAACTTGAAACAATGATCTCTTATAAGGGTGcgttttctttggttgtaaatttatcatgagaaaatgaaggataaacaaaatttaaccctttaaatctttcatttctttttcacatttcctacttgacctttactcattcctcatttacactacaaagaagggataatattatcataccatttttggagggataatattatccctcatttgtagtgtaaatgaggaatgagtaagggtcaagtaggaaatgtgagaaaagaaatgaatgatttaaagagttaaattttgtttatccctcattttctcatgataaatttacaactaaagagaAAGCACCCTAAGGGAAGATTATAGTGCTCAAGTTTATCATTTGGATTAGGCCTCCGTCGTGCAGAAATTAGAATGGAAGAGAAATTGTGTGAAGAATGAGCGGCCGCTGTTTTCTTAATTTCCTatatggagtaatttttttttttataagagtaatttttttgttaaGCCTACATTAGTTTAAAAACGAGGACCttttttattatcattatttttatttgaggtAACTTGTGCATTGTTTTCGAAAGAGCAGAACTTTAAAAGTTATTTGGATTTTTCTATGGATTTATTCGGTAAGTTTATGTGGATTTTTGTTTGTTGGGACACTAGTTTAAGTTTCa
The genomic region above belongs to Salvia miltiorrhiza cultivar Shanhuang (shh) chromosome 5, IMPLAD_Smil_shh, whole genome shotgun sequence and contains:
- the LOC130985745 gene encoding tyrosyl-DNA phosphodiesterase 1 produces the protein MAAAPPGGFLVPLNGNSKEGKCSIPKIVLSQDTTYIGRDIIPVADKRLSRRHIAVTTSADGSAHILVEGSNPVVVQSKGQRNKLSSGAKWKVQTGDVIELIPGHYLFKYVAANDTMEGRTPTITREKRPSGEESSKGKQLAQSRKRMHRVPEEEARTENSNDVLQHSNQEPNTSFEGIRNFQISKNKLPLTFRLLRVKELPEWANTNAVSINDVIQGNVLMAVLSNYMVDIDWLLSECPMLKKVHHVLVIHGEGDGTLAHMKIKKPPNWILHKPPLPISYGTHHSKAMLLVYPRGIRVIVHTANLIYVDWNNKTQGLWMQDFPWKDQNSTSKGCGFENDLVEYLGTLKWPEFNANLPTIGSFSINPSFFRKFDYSSAAVRLIASVPGYHSGSHLSKWGHMKLRTVLQECTFENQFEKSNLIYQFSSLGSLDEKWMAELAFSMSAGMTQDKKPLGLGKPLIIWPSVEDVRCSLEGYAAGNAIPSPLKNVEKQFLKKYWAKWKSSHAGRCRAMPHIKTFMRYSGQNLAWLLLTSSNLSKAAWGTLQKNNSQLMIRSYELGVLFLPFSRKYECNFSCIDDGPLSKDVLASSGSSEVKPTKLVSLVWKGDENKECGEVIRLPVPYELPPRPYSSGDVPWSWDRRYTEHDVYGQVWPRQVKLYSSQDL